The DNA region CTGGACTCGGGTATCCGGTCGACTCCGGCGCCCGCCTGCGTCATCACCTCCTCGGTGTTGAGGGGGCGGATCTCGCTGACGGAGCGGACGAGGGTGGTCTTGCCGACGCCGAAGCCGCCCACCACGACGATCTTCAGGCCGTTCTCTGCCGTGTCGCGCAGCGGTGTCCGGGACGACGGCAGCTCAGAGGTTGCGGAGCCCATGGAGCACCTCCGTGAGAAGAGCGGAATCGGGCAGCGCGGCGGAGGCCGCCACGCGGGGGTGACGAGGGGTGATGCGGCCGGTCGCCAGCAGGTCCTCCAGGAGGATGCGGACGACGGTGACGGGCAGGGACAGCTCCGCGGCGATCTCGACGACGGCCGTGGGGTGGCGGCACAGTTCGAGGATGCGCGCGTGCTCCGACTGCTGGCCGACGGACGGCTCGCACTCGGCGACGATGAGCGTGACCAGGTCGAAGGAGCTGCCGTCGGAGCGGCTGCGGCCCCCGGTGACCGTGTAGAGCCGGTCGGGGTCGCCCACATCGACGGGCCTGCGCATCACGAGGCGGGGCGCGCGGGGTCCCCGGGGGTGCCGGGGTTCCCGTGCCCTTGGCCGCGGGGCTCGGCCCGCAGGTGCTCGCCTATCTGGGCCACGAGCTGGCTCATCTGGTGGCCCACCACACCGGGGTCGGCGTCCTCGTCGGCGATGACGGCGAGGTGTGCGCCCTGTCCGGCCTCCACGACGAAGAGCAGTCCGCCGTGGAACTCGGTCATGGAGTGCCGTACGCCCCCGGATCCGTCGCCGAACTCCATGGAGGCGCCCTGGGCGAGCGCCTGGATGCCGGAGCAGATCGCGGAGAGCTGGTCGGCCTGGTCGAGACTGAGGCCGGGACTCCAGCAGAGCTTGAGGCCGTCCCGGGACAGCACGAGGGCGTGCCGCGTTCCGGGGGTGCCGTCGAGGAGGGTGTCCAGAAGCCAGTTCAGGCTGTTGTCGGTGGTCTGCATGTCGGTTCGGGGCGATCACCGGGTGCGCGAACGCCCGTGCCTCCCTTTCGGTGCGGGGCGGGGGTGGGGAAGGTGAGAACGGTGGGGTGCTTCGTTGCGGCCCCGTGGGGCGGTGCGGGGCGCCGGGTGCGCCGGGCGGCGCGCCGGGGAGGCGGTCCGGGCGGACCGGTCCCGGCGGCCGCGGGGGCCGGTCACTCGGCCCGCGGCGGCTCGCTCTCGCGGGCGGTGGGTGGTGCGCTCTCCCCCGTGGCCTCCCCGGCGGCCCGCCGGGCGCGGTGGAAGGCGCCGAACCGGGCGCCGAGGTCGCGGGGCGGGCGCGGGGCGTCGGCCGGGTCCCCGGCGTCCGGGCCGGTGTGCCGGTGGGCGTCGGGGGTGCCACGGCCTCCCGGGGTGGTGTCCGGGCCGCTCCGAGAGGCTTCCCGGGCGGCGGAGTCGGCGGCCTGGCGCTGCTGGAGTTCGGCGTGCGCGGCGGCCATGGTGCGGCCGGGGCGCCGCATCGGAAGACCGCCGAGGGTGGCGCCCCTGCCGTCGGTGCCCTCGGCGCTGATCCCCCGGCCGTGGGTGCCGCCCTGGCCGCCCCGGCTCTCGGTGCCGCCCGGGCCGTCGGCGCGGATCCCGCGGCCGTCGGTGCCGCCGCCGAGGCCACCGGCGCCGGACCCTCGGCCGTCGGCGCCGATCCCGCGGCCGTCCGTGCCGTGGCCCGACGCCCACCCGTACGCGTCGGCCCCGTCGGCGGCACGCTCGCGCACGGCGGTGTGCTCGGGTGTGTCGGCCCGCTCGCCGGGGGCGTCGCCGAAGCCCGCGTCGGCGGGGGCCGGCCAGGGTGCGGCGGGGGCTCCGACGGGGCCTTCGGCGGCGGGGCGGGGCGCGGGCACGGCCTGGGCTCCGGCCGCGGCGCCGGTGCCGCCGCCGTCGGCCCCGGCGCCCGGCAGCGCGGACGTGCCCGCGTCGACCGCGGGGGCGCGCTCCGGCTGCGGCTGCTGGGCGATCAGCTGCGGGGGCAGCAGGACGACGACGCCGGTGCCGCCGCGCGCCGAGGGGCGGAAGCTGACGTTGACGCCGTACTTCACGGCGAGCCCGCCGACGACGGCGAGGCCGAGCCGGGTGCCCTGAAGGAGCGCGAGGTCGGTCATCCGCCCGGACACCGCCTCCTCGGCCCGGCGCAGGGCCGCCTCGGACATCCTGAGGCCGCTGTCCTCGATGGTGATGACGATGCCGGTGCGGGACTCCTCCACGTACACGTGGACCTCGTCGGTGGGCGGGGAGAAGTTCGCGGCGTTGTCGGCGAGTTCGGCGAGCAGGTGCATCACGCCCTCGGCGGCGAAGCCGACGACGGCGACCCTGGTGGAGCAGTGCAGCCGCACCCGCTGGTAGGCGGCGATGCGGCCGACGGCGCCGCGCAGGATGGACTCCATCACGATGGGCTTGTTCCAGGCGCGGCTGGAGCGGCCGCCCATGAGCAGGGCGAGGCGGTCGGTCAT from Streptomyces flavofungini includes:
- a CDS encoding DUF742 domain-containing protein, which codes for MMRRPVDVGDPDRLYTVTGGRSRSDGSSFDLVTLIVAECEPSVGQQSEHARILELCRHPTAVVEIAAELSLPVTVVRILLEDLLATGRITPRHPRVAASAALPDSALLTEVLHGLRNL
- a CDS encoding roadblock/LC7 domain-containing protein, producing MQTTDNSLNWLLDTLLDGTPGTRHALVLSRDGLKLCWSPGLSLDQADQLSAICSGIQALAQGASMEFGDGSGGVRHSMTEFHGGLLFVVEAGQGAHLAVIADEDADPGVVGHQMSQLVAQIGEHLRAEPRGQGHGNPGTPGDPARPAS
- a CDS encoding sensor histidine kinase; protein product: MCLLIAAAAAGAAVAALAPDGARAWVGAAAAGGWILLTVAVLVGLTTANRLRTRAADAEGELLAVRSQLDNRTAEDMGLAQVTLPGVARLVREGAAPDEALRQTRQPALPSQRELLRVCVSALADAEQRAATAAATQRRTADDLARVTADVRLLAEETLPGVVATLRGGASVDRALAGAQWPADAALRALTEAVIRELALSERRAAAAQAASAKALSRVQAKSVSMLADLRDMQDRHGEEVFGDLLRLDHSTSQLGLMTDRLALLMGGRSSRAWNKPIVMESILRGAVGRIAAYQRVRLHCSTRVAVVGFAAEGVMHLLAELADNAANFSPPTDEVHVYVEESRTGIVITIEDSGLRMSEAALRRAEEAVSGRMTDLALLQGTRLGLAVVGGLAVKYGVNVSFRPSARGGTGVVVLLPPQLIAQQPQPERAPAVDAGTSALPGAGADGGGTGAAAGAQAVPAPRPAAEGPVGAPAAPWPAPADAGFGDAPGERADTPEHTAVRERAADGADAYGWASGHGTDGRGIGADGRGSGAGGLGGGTDGRGIRADGPGGTESRGGQGGTHGRGISAEGTDGRGATLGGLPMRRPGRTMAAAHAELQQRQAADSAAREASRSGPDTTPGGRGTPDAHRHTGPDAGDPADAPRPPRDLGARFGAFHRARRAAGEATGESAPPTARESEPPRAE